The following coding sequences lie in one Glycine max cultivar Williams 82 chromosome 19, Glycine_max_v4.0, whole genome shotgun sequence genomic window:
- the LOC100795128 gene encoding mogroside IE synthase, whose translation MEKKSMARRAHCLVLPYPLQGHINPMLQFSKLLEHQGVRITLVTTRFFYNNLQKVPPSIVLETISDGFDLGGPKEAGGSKAYLDRFWQVGPETFAELLEKLGKSNDHVDCVVYDAFLPWALDVAKRFGIVGAAYLTQNMTVNSIYYHVQLGKLQAPLIEHDISLPALPKLHLKDMPTFFFDEDPSLLDFVVAQFSNIDKADWILCNTFNELDKEIVDWFVKIWPKFKTIGPNVPSFFLDKQCEDDQDYGVTQFKSEECVEWLDDKPKGSVVYVSFGSMATMSEEQMEEVACCLRECSSYFLWVVRASEEIKLPKDFEKITEKGLVVTWCSQLKVLAHEAVGCFVTHCGWNSILETLCLGVPTIAIPCWSDQRTNAKLIADVWKIGIRTPVDEKNIVRREALKHCIKEIMDRDKEMKTNAIQWKTLAVRATAEGGSSYENIIEFTNHLLH comes from the exons ATGGAGAAGAAAAGCATGGCTAGGAGAGCACATTGTCTTGTGTTACCATATCCACTTCAAGGACACATCAATCCCATGCTTCAATTCTCCAAGCTATTGGAACATCAAGGGGTGAGAATAACACTTGTTACAACTCGTTTCTTCTATAATAACTTGCAAAAAGTGCCACCTTCTATTGTACTTGAAACAATCTCTGATGGTTTTGACCTAGGGGGGCCTAAAGAGGCTGGAGGGTCCAAGGCATATTTAGATCGCTTTTGGCAAGTTGGGCCAGAAACATTTGCTGAGCTTCTTGAGAAACTTGGTAAATCAAATGACCATGTTGATTGTGTTGTTTATGATGCATTCTTACCTTGGGCACTAGATGTGGCTAAGAGATTTGGGATAGTTGGTGCTGCTTATCTCACTCAAAATATGACTGTGAATAGTATATATTATCATGTCCAATTGGGAAAGCTTCAAGCTCCACTCATAGAACATGATATTTCCCTTCCTGCTTTGCCCAAGCTTCATCTTAAGGACATGCCTACTTTCTTCTTTGATGAAGATCCTTCTTTGCTTGATTTTGTTGTGGCTCAGTTCTCCAATATCGACAAAGCCGATTGGATCCTATGCAACACGTTCAATGAGCTAGATAAAgag ATAGTAGATTGGTTTGTGAAGATTTGGCCAAAATTTAAGACCATAGGACCAAATGTGCCATCTTTCTTCTTAGATAAGCAATGCGAAGATGACCAAGATTATGGGGTTACACAATTCAAGAGTGAAGAATGCGTGGAATGGCTAGATGATAAGCCAAAAGGGTCTGTTGTTTATGTATCGTTTGGGAGTATGGCTACCATGAGTGAGGAACAAATGGAAGAAGTAGCTTGTTGTTTGAGAGAGTGCTCGAGCTATTTCTTGTGGGTGGTCAGAGCTTCTGAAGAAATTAAACTCCCTAAAGATTTtgagaaaataacagaaaaggGTTTGGTAGTGACATGGTGCTCCCAATTAAAAGTTCTTGCTCACGAGGCTGTGGGTTGTTTTGTGACACATTGTGGTTGGAATTCCATATTAGAAACCTTGTGCTTAGGAGTCCCCACAATTGCAATACCATGTTGGTCAGATCAGAGAACAAACGCAAAGCTTATTGCCGATGTTTGGAAAATAGGTATTCGAACTCCAGTTGATGAGAAAAATATTGTGCGGCGAGAAGCTCTAAAACATTGTATAAAAGAGATAATGGATAGAGACAAAGAGATGAAAACCAATGCCATTCAGTGGAAAACTTTAGCTGTAAGAGCTACCGCTGAAGGTGGAAGttcttatgaaaatattatagaatTTACGAATCATTTGTTACATTGA